In Armatimonadota bacterium, the following proteins share a genomic window:
- a CDS encoding DNA alkylation repair protein — translation MTTPKEAKKLTIEMLRAAGRPNGDELAQRYSKHPVRAFGLYASEMRQIAKDLGAEHLKDWGYQEARDYCDLMMREPFVEAKLLGIERLGKFKRRFPEDLIESLEIWLRDYSTDWWAVDTISPQLTAPLIGTYPHLLPRVLDWAESDVLWLRRGSVVGLIPHVRRGRWLDEGYAQAVRLQWDREDLIHKAVGWMLREAGTTDPERLKAFLLEQGEKTPRTSLRYAIERWPKDVRHEIMAATRKRK, via the coding sequence ATGACGACGCCAAAGGAAGCCAAGAAACTGACCATCGAGATGCTGAGAGCCGCCGGAAGACCGAACGGAGACGAGCTGGCACAGCGATACTCGAAGCATCCCGTTCGAGCTTTTGGCCTCTACGCGAGCGAAATGCGTCAGATCGCCAAGGACTTGGGCGCAGAGCATCTGAAGGACTGGGGATACCAAGAGGCGCGCGACTACTGCGATTTGATGATGCGCGAGCCGTTCGTAGAGGCAAAGTTGCTCGGTATTGAGCGCTTGGGCAAGTTCAAGCGCCGCTTTCCTGAAGACTTGATCGAGAGCCTCGAAATCTGGCTGCGCGACTACTCCACCGACTGGTGGGCGGTCGATACGATCTCGCCCCAATTGACCGCGCCGCTGATTGGCACGTACCCGCACCTGTTGCCGAGAGTATTGGACTGGGCCGAATCGGATGTGTTGTGGTTAAGGCGCGGCAGCGTGGTGGGTTTGATCCCTCATGTCCGCCGGGGCCGATGGTTGGACGAAGGCTATGCTCAGGCAGTGCGCCTGCAATGGGATAGGGAAGACCTCATCCACAAGGCGGTTGGCTGGATGCTGAGAGAGGCGGGCACGACCGATCCTGAAAGGCTAAAGGCGTTCTTGTTGGAGCAGGGTGAAAAGACCCCGCGCACATCGCTCCGTTACGCGATCGAGCGCTGGCCCAAAGACGTCCGGCACGAGATCATGGCAGCGACGCGGAAGAGGAAGTAG